From one Verrucomicrobiia bacterium genomic stretch:
- a CDS encoding class I SAM-dependent methyltransferase, with protein sequence MNPVSHIHGQFVFTRRIRVLSDHIAKLIPANARLLDVGCGDGTLTKRLCELRPDITAEGVDVLIRPHTAIPVTKFDGHKLPFPDKTFDCVLFVDVLHHTEDPTIMLREAARVTKNCILLKDHTQEGFLAHSTLRFMDYVGNAHHGVVLPYNYWTRAQWTAAFQQLNLKTETELRSLNLYPAPASWFFDRDLHFISRLVK encoded by the coding sequence ATGAACCCCGTCTCTCATATCCACGGCCAGTTTGTCTTCACCCGCCGCATCCGCGTGTTGAGCGATCACATCGCCAAGCTCATCCCTGCGAACGCACGTCTTCTCGACGTAGGTTGTGGCGATGGCACTTTGACAAAACGCCTTTGCGAACTCCGCCCGGACATCACTGCGGAAGGCGTGGACGTCCTCATCCGCCCGCACACCGCCATCCCCGTCACGAAATTCGACGGCCACAAGCTCCCCTTCCCTGATAAGACCTTCGATTGCGTCCTCTTCGTCGATGTCCTCCACCACACCGAAGACCCGACCATCATGCTCCGTGAAGCCGCGCGCGTGACGAAGAACTGCATCCTGCTGAAAGACCACACCCAAGAAGGCTTCCTCGCCCATAGCACGCTCCGCTTCATGGACTACGTCGGCAACGCCCACCACGGCGTCGTCCTCCCCTACAACTACTGGACCCGCGCCCAATGGACCGCCGCCTTCCAGCAACTAAATCTAAAAACCGAAACCGAACTCCGCTCCCTCAACCTCTACCCCGCCCCAGCCAGTTGGTTCTT